The DNA window AAGACCGATTTCTTTTCAAATACTACTGAAAAAAGACTGTCACTGGATTTAATTATTCCCGCGGTATCTGGAGAAATAATATGCATGTCTATTTTGCCACGATAAACCAATTCTTCCTTTTTTCCGCTTCTAATTTCGATGGCACAAGCTTTATCTAAAAGTTTTTTTCCGGGGATTAAAATATTGTATTCAGTAGGGCTGACCTGAGTAAATGGAAGTGCAACTAGCTCATCGTCGACCTGTAGATAGAATTGTTTATTCTCAAGCATCGGGCTTCTTAAATTTAATTTGAAGAATAGCATATCTATCGTTTGATCAACAAATAGTTTTAATTCCACATCATTGTTGGCATCATATAGATAGTCACCAGATTTGATAAATAGTGGTTTATAATATGTACTATCATTTGCGCCCCAGATTTTTAAAAAATATGGATTTCTAATATTTTTTATATAAACTGTGCTTACTGTATCTGAGATGACTGAACTGAGTCTCTCAACCTCGTACTCTTTTACTCCATATCGGTTTACCCATTGGAATTTGATATCATTCAAAGAAATTCTATTTGTCTTAATTGTTAGGGCAAGCGTATCATTTGTTACTTTTATAATGTCCATTTCTAATTCTTTCAAAGCAACTGATACTATAGTAAACTTTAATGTAGATTTATTCATGTTATAGTCGTATACATTGATTTTGCATTGGTGTAAACCATGTTGAAGATTAAATCTGCCGTCACTATTTCCTGAATAAATTGGGATATTCATTTCTGGATAAGATTTATACAGTCTGTGATAAAAATTATTATCCTCATTAATCATCCGAAGGTCTCTGTCAAGTTCAACAAATTTAGTCCAGTTAAAGGAAATAGTATCGTATTTGACCTGAAAATATAGTGAATCATCGATGTTTACTTGTATCATGTAGGGTGAATATTTGTTTCGTACTCCTCTTCTTGTGTCATAAGTCAATAACTCCATGCAGAAAGGACCTGATATATAAACTGGAGATTCTATTTTCCATATATTTTTGTTAATATAAAAAGCCTCTCTACTTACAGGGTCCGGTAGACCAAAGATTCTTGAGTTTTTTTCAGCAGGTAGAAATAGTACCTCTTTTATTGTTGGTATTGTTTTATCGTTAATTTTATGTATGTAATGTAACGGATTAATAGGATTATTATCAGGGTCTCTAATTTCAAAGTGCAGGTGTGGACCTCCGGTACCGCTTTCACCTGTATAAGCGATTATTTCACCTCGCTTTACAGGGATTTCCTGTCCAGTAAGATCAATAGTTACTGTGTATCTAGCTATTCTTTCCTGATTCCTTTTAACAATCGATTCAAACTTGTCAGCGAATCTATCTAGATGAGCATATACTGCAATCTTATTATCTTTTAATCGATGATACAGTACTTTGCCATAGCCATAAGGCGAAGTCTTTATAATGAAAATATAACCGTCATCGATTGCATAAACGGGGTAACCTAACCTCTGGTTTGTTTTTATGTCTATTCCAGTATGGAAATGTCCAGGTCTATATTCACCGAAGGTGGAACTCAAAAAATATCCAGCGTTTGTTGGCCACAGATAATTCTGTGAGTATATAATAACCTTAAGCAGTGTAAAGGAAATTATTAAAATTCTTTTCATATATTGCTCGGATCTATGGGTCAAAAACTATGGTAATTTATATAACTCTGTTCTATTTCTACCATTATTTTTTGCCATATAAAGGGCTTTGTCTGCGGCATCTACTAATTCCTTTGGTTCTTTCATTCTTTCAGGATCAAATTCGGCTACCCCTAAGGACACAGTTATTCTTATTTTTTCACTATTTTTACTTATAACGCTATTTTTGATCAGATCGCGGATTTTTTCAGCCACTTTATATGCATCATCTAATCCGGTTTCGGGTAATAATACAACAAACTCTTCACCACCATATCTTGCCGGTATATCGTGTATTCTTAGATGTTTTTTAAGTATTGACCCTATCATTTTCAATATTTCATCGCCAATCAGATGACCATATGTATCATTGACCTTTTTAAAATGGTCAATATCAAACATTATACAGCTGAGCTTTGTCATGTACCTTAATGCTCTTGAAACTTCCTGTCTTAATTCATAATCGAAATTTCTTCTATTGCTTATACCGGTTAAGGGATCGGTTATCGATAGTGATTCAAGAAGTTTATTTGCTTCTTCAAGGGCATGTGTTCTCTCCTTTACCTTTTTTTCAAGCTCCTTATTCATTTCTTCAAGTTTTTTTCTGGTGGATTTTAACTCCTCCACGGCGACTTTTAAGTACTGTTCCCTTGATTGAAATTTTTTTAAAAGATTATCAAGAGATATAGCCATTTGCCTTATATAGGGTGGGTTTGTTACCCGCATATAATCTTCTAAATTAATATCTTCCCGACCTTGAGAGGCTTTTGATACAATTTCTGAAAATTCCTTTAAAATTTCTTCTATTTTTTTTGACACATTATTCCTCTTTCTTTTTATGCTTTTTAACAAGAGGTACAAATCTTACAGGTAGTAGAGTTTCTTTTAATAATCCTTTTGATGTTTTCTTTATTTTAATTAGGTCTTGCGAACAGAATCTCGGACCTACTGGGATTATCATTATACCATTATCAGCAAGCTGCTCTATCAGAGGTTCAGGAATTTCATTGCTGGCTGCCGTTACAATAATTCTATCATAGGGAGCATATTCTTTCCATCCTTCTCTTCCATTCCCTGTTTTAAACTTTATATTTTTATATCCTAAATCATCAAGGATTTTCATAGCTCTTTTTTGCAATTCTTTAATTATTTCTACTGAATAGACTTCTTTAGCTATCTCTGCAAGGATCGTGGTTTGATATCCTGAGCCAGTTCCTATTTCTAGAACCTTAGATTCACTGTTTAACTCTAGGGACTGAGTCATAAAGGCAACAACATAAGGTTGTGAAATTGTTTGGCCATAGCCGATAGGTAGCGGCTGATCACTATAGGCTAAATACCGATACTCTTCGGGTACGAATAATGCGCGGGGGACTTTTTTCATAGCGTCGATTACATTTGTATTATAGATGCCTCTAGCTACAATCTGTTCATCAACCATTTCTTCGGGTGATTTTGGTGAGTCAATAAGATCGATCATCCTATATCACAGTGTTGTCAGGTATTGTAGTATTTTTGGGCACTACGATTATACCATCTACTACTGAATAAGTTTTGTTATCAGAGTATTCGATTTTTTCTTTATTTATTAATTTTACGTTATTTCCAATACGAGCATTTTTATCTATAATGGCATTTTCAATTATACAGTTGTTTCCAATGCCAATTGGTATAGATCCATCGAGTGGAGATTGCTCATAGTAGTCAGCTCCCATTATAATAGTCCTGTTAATTGAACAATTATCTCTTATAATTGATCTTAATCCTATAACGGAATTTTTTATTATACATTTGCTTATATAGCATCCATCTGCGATTAATACATTTTCAAAGTGACAATTCTGAATTCTTGAACCGGGAAGAGACCTTTGTCTTGTATATATCGGATATTTCTGATCATAGAATGAGAAAGGAGGATTCAAAGAGGCTAATTCAAGATTTGCATCAAAGAAAGATTTAATAGTCCCTATATCCCTCCAGTAACCCTCAAATCGGTATGCAAAGACAGAGTATTTTTTAATAGCAGATGGAATAATGTGTTTACCAAAATCTTCTGCATCTGATGTTTTTAAAATTTTCAATAAGATATTACGAGAGAAGATATAAATTCCCATTGATGCAAGATAGCTCTTTTCTGTGTTATTGGTTAGGCTTTTTATTTCATCGAGTAGAGCTTCGTCTTGAGGCTTTTCATAGAAGTTTATCACTTTGTCATTTTCATCAACCTGTACTATTCCAAAGGATTTTGCTTCCTTTCTGGTAACTGGACTTACGGATATTGTTATATCGGAATTTTTATTAATGTGAGTATTAAGAAAACTAGCATAGTCCATCCTATAAAGATGGTCACCTGATAGAATTATTATGTACTCAGCTCCAACATCCTCAATGAACGACAGATTTTGCCTGACGGCATCGGCTGTGCCCTGGTACCAGTTGGTATTGTCAATAGTTTGTTGAGCAGCAAGAATATCAACAAATCCTTTGGAGAATTGACCTAACTGGAAAGTATCATATATATGTCTATGGAGACTGTGTGTATTAAATTGTGTTAGAATAAATATTTTATCGATGCCACTATTAAGACAGTTACTCACTGCAATGTCAATTATTCTGAATTTACCTGCTATTGGGACAGCTGGTTTTGCCCTATATTTTGTCAGGGGGTACAGTCGTGTCCCTTTACCTCCACCAAGGATTATAGCGAGCACATTATCAAGTTCTTTTGCCATTTTTAACCTAAGATTTTATAACAAATATATGTTATAAAAAATCCAAGTACCAGACCTGCCATAACCTGTGGTGGAGAGTGAGCTTTCATTCTGATACGAGATAGGATCAATACAGGGAATGTTAAAATTAATATGAGGAAATATTTATTTACTACGATGGCAAGTGCGGATACGCTACCACCAAGTGTTGTGCCATGAATGCTTATTTTCCACCATTTGTTGATAATTGCAACTAATATGGATGTTATAATACAGGCGAATAGTAATATCAGAATATTTTTATCAGCATTTAAAAAGTATAGGCTTATTAATGTAACGCAGTATACTGAAAGATTAACGAAAAAAAGCCCATATCTATCTTCCTTAACAGGGATATCTATACTTCTTGTCTTGCCTTTTCTCAATAGATAAAAAACATATATAGTTGGTATTGCAAAAAGGAATGTAGCAATTACTGCGTAATTAATAACAAATTCTATAATGTCGTTTGAACTTTTAAAAACTATGATGAAAAAGGTAACAGGACCAAGTATAATCGGATGCAATATCATTGATACTATTGCTGTTATAGGCGAATTTTCCAATGTTTCCCAATAAGATTTCATCGTTTTAAATCTTTATCAAACTTCCTGTAAAACTTATTATCATTAATATTTGCATGATAAAAACAAGGAACATGCGAAACCTAAGGATTGAAAAGACAGTTTTTAAAGACTTCGCCAGGCCGATAGATTTACCCTCTATTATATTGATCTGGCACCTTCTAAAGATTATCAATAATGCTACGATTGTAATTAGTGAAATTGTACAAAATGGGTATATAGGGTTATATGAATATATTGCTGAAGAAATCCATACTGATAACCAGATGGTAACCCATAATGTTTGTATTAGGCGATTGGTTGCCATATTCTTGATAAATTTTCTACCCCATTCATCTTCTTTTGTTATTGTAATTATATAGGATACATCGTAGGATAGTAACACTGTTAAGAAATACGATAGTATGCCCCATCCAATTAACAGAGAATAAAATATCCCTCTCGAGCTAGTTACAGTAATCACTTCTCCTTTTAATGTCCACCTCAATGGAGTGATTGATGGTGTTGAATTCATATTGTATGTGACATTGCCTATTGATAGTAGGATAAAAATTATGCTAAAATATTCATAAAATCGGTTTTCAAATATGTAGCTCATTCTTGTTTCTGGCTTTATTTCACCAGCCTCAGGAAATCTGCGTTTTAAATACTCTGTTGTTTTGATATCAAGGTATAGGAGAGTCAAGCAGGTAACGAGAGTATAGAAAACTAGTGAGAAGGTGACATTTATTAAGAAATTAAGCAAGAGCGATAAGGCTATGGCAGTACCAGCAATCACAACCTCATAAATTCTAAAATAGTTTATAAGTCGATTTAATTGTGTGTCTGCCCTGTTAAGCCTTGAAAAATCAAATCCCAGAATCCCTTTTTTATGATAAAATACCAGGAAATCGTGCAATACAATTGCTATTATTAATGTTATAGCTGTAGTTATATTCCTGCTTAAAAGCAAATCAGTTTCCACTAATGGTATTTTAATATATAATATTTTTATTTTCCAGCTAAATAAAAATTTAGTAGCGCCACGGGGGATCGAACCCCGGTTACCACATTGAAAGCGTGGTGTCCTAACCACTAGACGATGGCGCCATATCTTCTGTCAATGGGTGAGTGATGGGACTCGAACCCACGACCAACAGGGCCACAACCTGTCGCTCTACCACCTGAGCTACACTCACCATCTTTATAAAGCATGCAAATTTATAAAATTAGTTTATGGATTTCAAATGTTAAAATTGAGATATTTTTTATACAATTCATACACATGGTATATAGTTGATAAGGTTAGGAGAATTGATAGGGATAAGAAAGATTAAAAGAATAACATATGAAGGCATTTGAGAGAGATGAAGAAAAGGTTGAAATTATTTGAGTTAATATAGGATAGATACAAAAGAATTATCCCGTAGGGATCTCTATTAGACTACATTTCATCATTTCCCGATTATATATAAAGTAAGGGATGTCATAACTGGTTTAGCTTTTGTAAGTTTCGCTATTGAAAATATCTCAACGAATGCTTCTAGTTTTGCAAAAGTTATATTATAATACTTCCAATGTTGCGGAGTAAACCTAAGAGAGGTTACAGTACAAATTAATAGATGTTACACCACTAAAGATAGCTTATGATGCAGGTGATAATAACAAAATTAATTATAATAGACTCTTTTAATGCAACTTGTAAAACCTGATCTTTTCTGATCAGATTATTGTTAAATAAAGTTTATAATATGTTCTTGAATTAGACAGGTAAAAAAATGTTGAAATTCTGTTTTATTTTTTTTAAATATAACACAAGTGATGGTAGCTTCAGGGATGCGCGGCAATAAAATGTTGTATCTAAAAAGAAAATGAAAAAATATGGAATTGAGAGTCTAAGTATTTGTAATTAGTATCGACAGTGGTCTATTAGGGCTCTAGGCTATAACTGAAAACGTGAAACAGTGAGGTTTGGTATGCTTCCCTTTTTAGCGAGAGGGAGAAATGGTTTTCTGTATGGAAGTGCTTTTGCAATGCCTGTGGTTTTGATTTCGCTTGCGGTCATTTCTATTTGTATATATGTGTTGATTTCTATAATAAATATGCACAATAAATTGGTTGTAGATAAGTTGCAGCGAAGGAAGCTGGAATATATAGCTTCCGGAGGATTGTTTAAGGTTTTGTGGCTTATCCGAAGTAGTAAAATAAACCTGCCGATGAAAGAGGAGGAGTATATTATAATTCCTGAAACATGTAGAGTAATAATTAGAAGAAGAGGGGTTTTCTGGGAAATCTATTCTAGGGCAACTCTTGGTAACAGATCGGTAGAAATGAAGCGGCTCTTGGGGTTTCCATCGTTTGACCTATTTCCCAATGCTTTGCAAGTTTGTGGGGAAATTCCTGTTTTTGTTTTTTCAAGCAATGTCTACATTGATGGTAATATTTGCCTCGATGCAGTCGACGTTCATTATTATCCACTGAGAATTGAGAGAATTAAATTTTATACTGGA is part of the Candidatus Neomarinimicrobiota bacterium genome and encodes:
- a CDS encoding M23 family metallopeptidase, whose product is MKRILIISFTLLKVIIYSQNYLWPTNAGYFLSSTFGEYRPGHFHTGIDIKTNQRLGYPVYAIDDGYIFIIKTSPYGYGKVLYHRLKDNKIAVYAHLDRFADKFESIVKRNQERIARYTVTIDLTGQEIPVKRGEIIAYTGESGTGGPHLHFEIRDPDNNPINPLHYIHKINDKTIPTIKEVLFLPAEKNSRIFGLPDPVSREAFYINKNIWKIESPVYISGPFCMELLTYDTRRGVRNKYSPYMIQVNIDDSLYFQVKYDTISFNWTKFVELDRDLRMINEDNNFYHRLYKSYPEMNIPIYSGNSDGRFNLQHGLHQCKINVYDYNMNKSTLKFTIVSVALKELEMDIIKVTNDTLALTIKTNRISLNDIKFQWVNRYGVKEYEVERLSSVISDTVSTVYIKNIRNPYFLKIWGANDSTYYKPLFIKSGDYLYDANNDVELKLFVDQTIDMLFFKLNLRSPMLENKQFYLQVDDELVALPFTQVSPTEYNILIPGKKLLDKACAIEIRSGKKEELVYRGKIDMHIISPDTAGIIKSSDSLFSVVFEKKSVFDTLTCWINKSVYNNWDAYTIYPTYAFLNKNIRLEYFDKESKYLHPGKVAIYYIKNKPKFLQTYFDTSGVKFYAEYDKFGLFAIAEDLDPPYIINSIPYKNGKYKSGELKEIKIYFDDNLSGIADDSMLKMYIDNQQVIPELNGVLKYLRYRLEKNLNIGEHEIKVILVDKCGNSLTSTIPFKIIGQ
- a CDS encoding diguanylate cyclase; protein product: MSKKIEEILKEFSEIVSKASQGREDINLEDYMRVTNPPYIRQMAISLDNLLKKFQSREQYLKVAVEELKSTRKKLEEMNKELEKKVKERTHALEEANKLLESLSITDPLTGISNRRNFDYELRQEVSRALRYMTKLSCIMFDIDHFKKVNDTYGHLIGDEILKMIGSILKKHLRIHDIPARYGGEEFVVLLPETGLDDAYKVAEKIRDLIKNSVISKNSEKIRITVSLGVAEFDPERMKEPKELVDAADKALYMAKNNGRNRTELYKLP
- a CDS encoding protein-L-isoaspartate(D-aspartate) O-methyltransferase, giving the protein MIDLIDSPKSPEEMVDEQIVARGIYNTNVIDAMKKVPRALFVPEEYRYLAYSDQPLPIGYGQTISQPYVVAFMTQSLELNSESKVLEIGTGSGYQTTILAEIAKEVYSVEIIKELQKRAMKILDDLGYKNIKFKTGNGREGWKEYAPYDRIIVTAASNEIPEPLIEQLADNGIMIIPVGPRFCSQDLIKIKKTSKGLLKETLLPVRFVPLVKKHKKKEE
- a CDS encoding glucose-1-phosphate adenylyltransferase, with product MAKELDNVLAIILGGGKGTRLYPLTKYRAKPAVPIAGKFRIIDIAVSNCLNSGIDKIFILTQFNTHSLHRHIYDTFQLGQFSKGFVDILAAQQTIDNTNWYQGTADAVRQNLSFIEDVGAEYIIILSGDHLYRMDYASFLNTHINKNSDITISVSPVTRKEAKSFGIVQVDENDKVINFYEKPQDEALLDEIKSLTNNTEKSYLASMGIYIFSRNILLKILKTSDAEDFGKHIIPSAIKKYSVFAYRFEGYWRDIGTIKSFFDANLELASLNPPFSFYDQKYPIYTRQRSLPGSRIQNCHFENVLIADGCYISKCIIKNSVIGLRSIIRDNCSINRTIIMGADYYEQSPLDGSIPIGIGNNCIIENAIIDKNARIGNNVKLINKEKIEYSDNKTYSVVDGIIVVPKNTTIPDNTVI